One segment of Toxoplasma gondii ME49 chromosome VI, whole genome shotgun sequence DNA contains the following:
- a CDS encoding Tubulin-tyrosine ligase family protein (encoded by transcript TGME49_244500), translated as MFPFPTIGALPQTGNAPFMQSASTGWLQSGVTPTSTDPCGTQALNIGTSCQGLTNLPLHPNLQSRFVAGKAQGTPGVAPTLDTVSSHHSGHSAVGAGTRRPSQIVPPAMPLSAGTWNNATQQRPLTQNFSPTYLVQTHVSQPGGNHGQHAFAKMNREGLQQASAFQTPHAFHGHPPPKLPSPTCRQETCPLGIQEISRERTPQPVVYYVQPQQMAAASLPQEPLQRPRDPTEVERSCTQHAGNPIRHSKDHQTEYRQGRSLSQIATISDLNRCARLRFPSPASQHGRLTPSDTYPTGHLDGQLRGVATGAHTVSGLGGQPVHPSNHAALRQSVPHATASAEQVSPFTLQHNMNLGKSLQSGECSASRFCASTSDGVAFALYGVQKALLQPESRPGFSGNTEYRNPGGNIADNVRPSMYESRPGQAGLHPTNNSFFPGQGTPASSYMPQQMHLYNQQNHRISQVVPPKRTMLVQSHKLQGQAPLVNGHSALSSSYPDKVTHTRLVHSPGYQEPYAAHFVSSTDSKEGDGSTLAHTRVPQSPSSVVSWQTWQLVPQQDVRSWPQAQVEVAGDAFAKHVEGTEQGKSTEKEHVSGHDPAQTLKLTSELTEEQEESKQTAGPYQTDYGESPQQGEENLPQGQSGSCPGVEGWTCVGCSSRPVEVDVHKVLPLEDQIAGNTESETEDAEEYEDEGYPLVSLTSPDAPCIDNTRGSATVLHAESTSPSNAAESRQFHSEETEALSPDHLGQKQSCQWEPDGMSESEGISQGDEEDRDLTTQEEVRMPWADDPCIDVQIPSPGEADTCQSSSAASLSASVPEATSSQPPCPSDGTAAATTKKISANRGSGRGQGRLSGRVKDSEEYSERSHEEESGRKRSEKASRATLACALPWKQVVLNTKMCRAERPLINTIGHRLGWVRQDQVSSKGNIVWLGGSVPDHEHLQFMKPMQLVNRFPGMWDMTKKRMLSRILSLYQQLYPDLFDFSPDTWSLPEDRDAIKRILHNKNQAVFILKPDGGAMGNGVQLVSRYKDIDAMVLRGDGNYIMQRYIHNPYLMNKRKFDFRIYCMVISVNGTPKVYISKLGMARFCTEKYRAPTRRNIDNPFMHLTNYSINKDNTSSFVRSTDLHDDSNSKRMLKDVLEDLSKEGVNITSVWDQIKSITARTVVCLYPWLNLRYRHVYKGKDNEPSRCFQLLGLDILLDNNEKCWLLEVNSNPSLRIDYFDSKYEGIDVQLESAMDRHIKEPVVSEGLGLAYRLLLQNRRRCVSEKEKSSGASTTLSRSSRAPLGASGSGSSLAGRGLSKSTKGLSNSRPSSVPTTVRCDDSHCSTGSGQNVASQFWNASKSATDASVDRRAASTRGREKAPSTGAPDEDGEGTGRLETGKLTSKIPWKAEWRRGEDGAAGSVGKRATSVSASRRLGRRSASTASLRRNRSKVPTDAVTEQRDVRKTREGSISGESGRQVKESGMKEKKRDQKSQEEATDDTHDAVELGMEHAVEKVRAFLEHMSDGSRLVSSRAALQSPARKCHTPESPVGGKHGGDGRSDRESRTTASSSQETTSCMTTTNTRASSRTDAFARHTSEFRSDHRSRSRASIQTSRLRSETPRHRGGRREFCEESVQVETPTQKEGCAEVEQADPTGQAKHQASYAYSLSRSESVGSAGSPASPGSSRGDESCLSQSVSSFPIQSSQPITPSPQTPSDGSEKREDHPSASDGEAVEVSVLAGAPLPEAEQLAFELDWLDVAYKEMEKCMDGFNVLGLRFANSAAREKGTGPGSSRDNAGEEGKKKFPPGPYKPFLRKDRMAAKKMQPSVKASYTKLHKDILRPLSGEHAKPQHCWIDLASFVNALVAETASILRFQLLFERLVNFPRGLTLQRTGLLDACRIVKLPDILRKIQVPIGNPPRPGCRRSARSSSAFSSHMHPTLSRTYTETSGPSIAFGRSNSRAHLQGRESATQGGSLLMSSVSTKSLLVSGTGGAPQPSLGLQRPRLAAGEQMPFGSLANASSVVPRMPSVALLPVERRRRLGLPDVEALWYYHLQSVRKQFQLNDSSHGLGLLETWYVFESLALICFPFLPSKAKLLEAFLNPTAIKTHTHALSTSVLGGFEKAEALAAEKRAELSLRSQLAFAKDLEEALRKVEEEERRALSISKQGDSKRRPSKTPKELPLSQAFLERHYASEDERGYEHRYSSRSTTTETVAEVPVGQVTGEAPDCRLDSEAKMPQAPAQLIQGSHMPAASDHRDGRLTSREEASRSGAQKQSSRVISCGRRLTSLPPRLQRKLLSGEDLDEQGLESLACPFENGKKSKDGSGLMERNGSSRAPQTAEAPAWYEGLCAAWPHIGDYVCRHISAEERREAMERLVDYFQLRWDYHNYCVVLQEGSV; from the exons ATGTTTCCTTTCCCAACGATCGGGGCCTTGCCTCAGACAGGCAATGCTCCGTTCATGCAGAGTGCCTCCACCGGCTGGCTTCAGTCTGGTGTGACTCCCACTTCGACAGATCCCTGTGGCACGCAAGCCCTCAACATAGGCACAAGCTGCCAAGGCCTGACGAACCTGCCTTTGCACCCTAACCTCCAATCTCGGTTCGTGGCTGGCAAAGCTCAAGGAACTCCAGGAGTGGCACCTACTCTCGACACTGTTTCTTCGCACCACTCGGGCCACTCTGCTGTGGGTGCAGGGACCCGGAGGCCGTCTCAGATTGTCCCGCCAGCGATGCCTCTGAGTGCTGGTACCTGGAATAACGCTACACAGCAGCGCCCCCTGACGCAGAACTTTTCTCCAACGTACCTGGTGCAGACCCATGTTAGCCAGCCTGGGGGTAACCACGGACAACATGCATTTGCGAAGATGAACCGGGAAGGCTTGCAACAAGCGTCGGCTTTCCAAACTCCACACGCCTTTCATGGCCATCCCCCGCCGAAACTCCCCAGCCCGACATGCAGGCAAGAGACATGTCCTCTTGGGATTCAGGAAATATCGCGAGAACGGACACCCCAGCCCGTGGTTTACTACGTGCAGCCTCAACAGATGGCTGCAGCGTCACTGCCTCAGGAGCCACTGCAAAGACCTCGAGACCCGACAGAGGTCGAACGGTCGTGTACGCAACATGCGGGGAATCCAATTCGGCACTCCAAAGACCATCAAACAGAATATCGGCAGGGTCGGTCGCTGTCTCAAATTGCCACAATATCCGATTTGAACCGTTGCGCACGACTTCGGTTTCCATCTCCCGCTTCTCAGCACGGTCGACTCACGCCTTCTGATACCTACCCAACAGGACATCTTGATGGACAGCTACGGGGGGTCGCTACTGGGGCTCACACGGTCTCCGGTCTCGGGGGACAGCCTGTTCACCCCAGCAATCACGCAGCTTTGAGGCAGAGCGTTCCTCATGCGACAGCATCTGCGGAGCAGGTATCACCTTTCACCCTGCAGCATAATATGAACCTGGGTAAAAGCCTACAGTCTGGAGAGTGCTCTGCTTCACGGTTTTGTGCATCAACTTCTGATGGCGTTGCATTCGCATTGTATGGGGTGCAGAAGGCCCTGCTTCAGCCAGAGAGCAGGCCGGGTTTCAGCGGGAACACGGAGTACCGGAATCCTGGGGGAAACATCGCCGACAATGTGCGACCTAGCATGTACGAATCGCGCCCTGGGCAGGCCGGTCTGCATCCCACCAACaattccttcttccccggACAAGGCACTCCAGCATCTTCGTACATGCCCCAGCAAATGCACCTTTACAACCAACAAAATCACCGAATATCCCAGGTTGTACCTCCCAAGCGAACGATGTTGGTTCAGTCACATAAACTACAGGGGCAGGCACCACTGGTCAACGGTCACAGTGCACTGTCTTCCAGTTACCCCGACAAAGTGACCCACACGCGCCTCGTGCATTCCCCGGGATACCAAGAACCGTATGCAGCTCATTTTGTTTCCAGCACCGATTCCAAGGAGGGGGACGGTTCGACTCTCGCCCACACCCGAGTTCcacagtctccttcctcagtAGTCTCTTGGCAGACCTGGCAACTGGTGCCGCAGCAAGATGTCCGGAGCTGGCCTCAGGCGCAGGTGGAAGTTGCAGGTGACGCATTCGCTAAACACGTCGAGGGGACGGAGCAAGGCAAATCCACCGAAAAAGAGCATGTTTCCGGCCACGACCCGGCACAAACGCTGAAGCTTACTTCTGAACTgacagaagaacaagaagagtcGAAACAGACCGCGGGACCGTACCAAACCGACTACGGGGAGTCACCACAACAAGGGGAAGAGAATTTGCCACAGGGTCAAAGTGGCTCTTGCCCAGGTGTAGAGGGATGGACGTGCGTTGGCTGCTCGAGTAGGCCTGTGGAGGTCGACGTCCACAAGGTTCTTCCACTGGAAGATCAGATCGCAGGGAACACGGAAAGTGAGACAGAGGATGCAGAGGAGTACGAAGACGAGGGCTatcctcttgtttctctgaCTTCACCTGACGCACCGTGCATCGACAATACACGCGGCAGTGCCACTGTGCTCCACGCTGAATCCACTTCACCCTCAAACGCGGCTGAGTCCCGTCAATTTCActctgaagaaacagaagcccTCTCTCCTGACCACCTGGGACAGAAACAATCGTGTCAGTGGGAGCCGGACGGTATGTCTGAGAGTGAAGGCATCTCACAAGGAGATGAGGAAGATAGAGATCTGACGACTCAAGAGGAGGTTCGAATGCCTTGGGCGGATGATCCATGCATTGATGTCCAGATTCCGAGTCCGGGCGAAGCGGATACTTGCCAGTCTTCCTCAGCTGCTTCGCTCTCAGCTTCCGTGCCTGAGGCCACATCATCCCAGCCTCCGTGTCCGTCTGATGGAACTGCTGCTGCTACCACGAAGAAAATATCGGCAAACCGAGGAAGTGGACGAGGCCAGGGGCGTCTCTCCGGTCGTGTCAAGGATTCAGAAGAGTACTCCGAACGGAGTCACGAAGAGGAGTCCGGGCGAAAGAGAAGTGAAAAAGCATCTCGAGCGACGTTGGCGTGTGCGCTTCCGTGGAAGCAAGTCGTTTTGAACACAAAAATGTGCAGAGCAGAAAGACCGCTGATCAACACCATTGGCCATCGACTCGGCTGGGTGCGGCAAGACCAGGTCTCTTCCAAAG GGAACATTGTGTGGCTGGGTGGTTCGGTACCGGACCACGAGCATCTGCAGTTCATGAAGCCCATGCAACTGGTGAACCGTTTCCCTGGCATGTGGGAtatgacgaagaagaggatgcTGTCTCGAATCCTGTCCTTGTATCAGCAACTCTACCCTGATCTTTTTGATTTCTCTCCCGACACTTGGTCCCTGCCCGAGGACCGCG ATGCTATAAAGCGAATTCTCCATAATAAAAACCAGGCGGTGTTTATCCTCAAACCGGATGGGGGAGCAATGGGAAACGGTGTTCAGCTCGTCTCCCGATACAAGGACATCGACGCGATGGTTTTAAGAGGAGACGGCAATTACATCATGCAGAGATATATTCACAACCCTTACTTGATGAACAAGAGGAAGTTCGACTTCCGTATCTATTGTATGGTTATCTCCGTCAACGGAACGCCCAAG GTCTATATTTCCAAGCTGGGCATGGCCCGCTTCTGTACAGAGAAATATCGAGCTCCGACACGGCGGAACATTGACAATCCATTCATGCACTTGACGAATTATTCCATCAACAAAGACAACACTTCTTCCTTTGTCCGGTCGACAGACCTCCACGACGACAGCAACAGCAAGAGAATGCTAAAGGATGTCCTCGAAGATCTGTCAAAAGAAG GAGTGAACATTACGAGTGTATGGGATCAGATCAAATCCATCACTGCCCGGACGGTCGTGTGCCTGTATCCCTGGCTGAACCTGCGGTACCGTCATGTTTACAAAGGGAAAGACAATGAACCTTCGCGATGTTTCCAACTCCTCGGCTTAGACATTCTTCTAGACAACAATGAAAAATGCTGGCTGCTGGAAGTTAACTCCAACCCGAGTCTTCGAATCGACTACTTCGATAGCAAG taCGAAGGCATCGACGTCCAGCTGGAGAGCGCGATGGATCGCCATATCAAGGAACCGGTGGTGTCTGAGGGTCTTGGCCTGGCGtaccgccttcttcttcagaacCGTCGCCGATGTGTCTctgagaaagagaaatcTTCCGGCGCCTCTAcgactctctctcgctcttctcgcgcgcctctcggAGCTTCTGGTTCGGGAAGCTCCTTAGCTGGCCGCGGGCTGTCGAAATCGACGAAAGGTCTCTCGAACTCCAGACCTTCCTCTGTCCCGACAACGGTGAGATGTGACGATTCTCACTGCTCTACAGGTTCTGGGCAGAATGTTGCCTCCCAGTTTTGGAACGCCTCTAAATCTGCCACAGATGCTTCCGTCGATAGGCGCGCCGCTTCAACACGAGGCCGGGAAAAAGCCCCGTCAACGGGGGCCCCCgatgaagacggagaggggACAGGGCGGTTGGAGACAGGCAAATTGACTTCCAAGATACCATGGAAGGCAGAAtggagacggggagaagaTGGGGCGGCGGGGTCAGTCGGCAAGCGCGCGACatccgtctctgcgtctaGAAGAttggggagaagaagcgcctccactgcttctctgcgccgCAACAGAAGCAAAGTGCCTACCGACGCAGTGACCGAACAGCGGGACGTGAGAAAAACAAGGGAAGGAAGCATATCGGGAGAGAGTGGAAGGCAGGTGAAGGAGTCAGGAatgaaggaaaagaaaagggacCAGAAATCGCAAGAGGAAGCTACAGACGATACTCATGACGCCGTCGAACTTGGCATGGAACATGCAGTCGAGAAAGTGCGGGCATTCCTCGAGCACATGTCCGACGGCTCGCGTCTG GTTTCTTCGCGAGCCGCACTCCAGTCGCCTGCAAGGAAGTGTCACACGCCGGAATCGCCAGTTGGAGGAAAGCACGGAGGCGACGGAAGAAGCGACCGCGAAAGCAGGACAACTGCCTCGAGTTCTCAAGAAACCACTTCCTGCATGACGACCACAAATACGCGAGCCTCGAGCCGAACAGATGCCTTTGCGAGGCACACATCTGAGTTCCGGAGCGATCACAGAAGTCGTTCAAGGGCGAGCATTCAAACCTCCAGACTGCGCAGTGAGACCCCGAGGCAtcgaggcggaagaagggAATTTTGTGAGGAGAGCGTGCAGGTAGAGACTCCGACACAAAAGGAGGGTTGCGCGGAAGTGGAGCAGGCCGACCCGACAGGGCAAGCCAAGCATCAGGCATCGTATGCTtactctctgtctcgctcggAATCTGTGGGATCTGCGGGTTCGCCGGCGTCTCCCGGATCCTCCCGTGGCGACGAATCTTGCCTAAGTCAAAGCGTCTCATCGTTCCCCATTCAGTCGTCCCAGCCGATTACACCCTCGCCACAGACGCCTTCAGACGGCtcggagaaacgagaggatCATCCCTCGGCTTCTGACGGGGAAGCCGTCGAAGTGTCTGTCCTTGCAGGTGCGCCACTCCCTGAGGCCGAACAGCTTGCCTTCGAACTCGACTGGCTGGACGTCGCGTACAAAGAAATGGAAAAGTGCATGGATGGATTCAATGTCTTGGGTCTGAGATTCGCAAATTCCGCcgcgcgagaaaaaggaaccGGTCCAGGCTCTAGCCGCGACAACGCcggtgaagaaggcaaaaagAAGTTTCCGCCAGGGCCTTACAAACCCTTCCTGAGGAAAGACCGAATGGCGGCCAAAAAAATGCAACCTTCCGTCAAAGCGTCCTACACAAAACTCCACAAG GACATCCTCCGTCCCCTGTCAGGAGAACATGCGAAGCCACAACACTGCTGGATCGATCTTGCATCCTTCGTGAATGCCCTGGTTGCGGAGACTGCCAGCATTCTTCGGTTTCAGTTGCTTTTCGAGCGACTCGTCAACTTCCCTCGCGGCCTCACTCTGCAACGGACAGGCCTTCTCGACGCATGCCGCATCGTTAAACTCCCTGATATTTTGAGAAAG ATTCAAGTGCCTATTGGAAACCCGCCTCGTCCGGGATGCCGCAGAAGCGCACGTTCCTcatctgctttttcttctcacaTGCACCCCACACTGTCACGAACCTATACCGAAACGTCTGGCCCGTCCATTGCGTTTGGCCGCAGCAATAGTCGGGCGCATTTGCAGGGGAGAGAATCCGCCACTCAAGGCGGCTCTTTGCTCATGTCTTCCGTCTCCACGAAGTCTCTGCTCGTCTCAGGGACAGGCGGGGCGCCCCAACCGTCTCTGGGGCTGCAGAGACCGCGTCTCGCGGCAGGAGAACAGATGCCTTTTGGCTCGCTCGCGAACGCAAGCAGCGTAGTCCCGAGAATGCCGAGCGTTGCACTTCTCCCCgtcgagagacggagacgcctgGGTCTTCCAGACGTCGAGGCGCTCTGGTACTACCACCTTCAGTCTGTTAGAAAGCAGTTCCAGTTGAACGATTCCTCGCACGGCTTAGGACTCTTGGAGACGTGGTACGTGTTCGAATCCCTCGCGCTCATTTGCTTTCCGTTTCTGCCATCGAAAGCGAAGCTGCTGGAGGCTTTCCTGAACCCGACTGCAATCAAGACCCACACGCATGCGCTTTCCACCTCCGTGCTGGGGGGCTTTGAAAAGGCCGAAGCGCTCGCAGCCGAGAAGCGAGCGGAGCTCTCCTTGCGGTCCCAGCTCGCGTTTGCCAAAGACCTCGAGGAGGCGCTACGgaaggtggaagaagaggaaaggcggGCGCTTTCGATTTCGAAGCAAGGCGACTCGAAGAGAAGACCGTCGAAAACGCCCAAAGAACTACCCCTTTCTCAGGCTTTCCTCGAGCGACACTACGCCTCAGAAGACGAACGGGGGTACGAGCACCGATATTCGTCAAGGAGCACTACGACAGAGACCGTTGCTGAAGTACCTGTGGGACAGGTGACAGGAGAAGCTCCTGATTGTCGACTGG ATTCGGAGGCTAAAATGCCGCAGGCCCCTGCGCAGTTGATTCAAGGCAGCCACATGCCTGCTGCCTCAGATCACCGAGATGGTCGGCTTACCTCAAGGGAAGAGGCTTCGAGGTCCGGTGCCCAAAAACAGAGTAGCCGCGTCATCAGCTGCGGAAGACGCCTGACTTCCTTGCCCCCTCGTCTGCAGCGCAAGCTGCTCTCGGGAGAAGATCTCGATGAACAAGGTCTTGAGTCTCTCGCCTGCCCTTTCGAGAATGGGAAGAAATCGAAGGACGGCTCTGGGCtgatggagagaaacggcagCTCTCGCGCGCCACAAACGGCCGAGGCACCTGCCTGGTACGAAGGCCTCTGCGCTGCGTGGCCTCACATAGGTGACTACGTCTGCCGGCACATCTCCGccgaggaaagacgagaggccATGGAAAGACTTGTGGATTACTTTCAACTACGGTGGGACTATCATAACTACTGCGTCGTGCTTCAAGAAGGCAGCGTCTAG